The Rhodocytophaga rosea genome has a segment encoding these proteins:
- the rimK gene encoding 30S ribosomal protein S6--L-glutamate ligase: protein MRIAILSRNTNLYSTKRLVEAARQRGHDVSVLDHLKCYVVIERGNPVIYYNGKVVPKMDAIIPRIGNSVTLYGTAIVRQFEIMQVFSAVKSLAIVRSRDKLRSLQILSKAGVGLPKTAFANHPRDIDGVLSQVGGTPVVIKLLEGTQGIGVMLAESRKAAKSIIEAFYGMKADILIQEFIRESAGADIRAFVVDGKVVGAMKRQGKEGEFRSNLHRGGNGVVIKLSKQEKETALAAANALGLSVAGVDMLQSNRGPLVMEVNSSPGLQGIETATQIDIAGKIIQYVEKNIRVNVKDKVGV, encoded by the coding sequence ATGCGTATCGCAATATTATCCCGGAATACAAATCTGTATTCCACCAAACGCCTGGTTGAAGCAGCCAGGCAAAGAGGGCATGATGTGTCTGTACTTGACCATTTGAAATGTTATGTAGTAATAGAAAGAGGCAATCCGGTGATTTACTACAATGGAAAGGTAGTACCCAAGATGGATGCTATAATTCCCCGTATCGGCAATTCTGTAACTCTGTATGGAACAGCTATCGTAAGGCAATTTGAAATTATGCAGGTATTCAGCGCCGTAAAATCCCTGGCCATTGTGCGTTCCAGAGATAAACTGCGCAGCTTACAAATCTTATCCAAAGCCGGCGTAGGCCTACCTAAAACAGCTTTTGCCAATCATCCCCGTGATATAGATGGCGTATTAAGCCAGGTAGGTGGAACCCCTGTAGTGATTAAACTTCTGGAAGGCACCCAGGGCATTGGGGTAATGCTGGCAGAATCCAGGAAAGCGGCAAAATCTATTATTGAAGCCTTTTATGGCATGAAAGCCGATATTCTTATTCAGGAATTCATTAGGGAATCGGCAGGTGCAGATATCAGGGCTTTTGTGGTAGATGGAAAAGTTGTAGGGGCCATGAAACGGCAAGGCAAAGAAGGAGAATTCCGATCTAACCTACATAGAGGTGGTAATGGCGTGGTTATCAAACTTTCTAAGCAAGAAAAAGAAACGGCATTAGCAGCAGCAAATGCCCTGGGATTGTCGGTAGCTGGTGTTGATATGCTTCAATCTAATCGTGGACCGCTGGTAATGGAAGTAAATTCTTCTCCCGGTTTACAGGGGATAGAAACAGCTACCCAGATAGATATTGCCGGAAAAATTATTCAATATGTAGAGAAGAACATCCGGGTGAATGTGAAAGACAAAGTAGGCGTATAA
- the glpK gene encoding glycerol kinase GlpK, with protein sequence METNTMEQTYILALDQGTTSSRAILFDKAGSIVRIAQKEFTQYFPQPGWVEHDAKEIWSSVGSVIGEILTFVPASQIAAIGITNQRETAVVWDKHTGEPVYNAIVWQSRQTSGICDELKAQGHEETFRAKTGLLIDAYFSGTKVKWILDNVDNVRLRAENGELLFGTIDTWLIWKLTGGKVHITDYTNASRTLIYNIHELRWDEELLEILTIPKSMLPEVRSSSEVYGVTAGIFSGHKVTISGVAGDQQAALFGQACFEAGMAKNTYGTGCFMLMNTGTKAVKSTHGLLTTIAWGIDGKIEYALEGSIFVAGSAVQWLRDGLRMLKNSGESEEYASRISSSEGVYVVPAFVGLGTPYWDSQVRGAIFGLTRGTQKEHLIRATLESMAYQTKDVLTAMEADSGIKLKSLRVDGGAVSNNFLMQFQSDILGVPVDRPKINETTALGAAYLAGLAVGFWKDRSDIINNWQVDRTFSVGMRGGESEKLYAGWKMAVNAAMAFKPQ encoded by the coding sequence ATGGAAACAAATACGATGGAACAAACCTATATTCTGGCATTAGACCAGGGCACTACCAGTTCAAGAGCTATCCTTTTTGATAAAGCAGGTTCAATAGTGCGCATAGCACAAAAAGAGTTTACCCAATATTTTCCTCAGCCTGGGTGGGTAGAACATGATGCCAAAGAAATATGGAGTTCAGTAGGTTCGGTGATTGGAGAAATATTAACATTTGTTCCAGCCTCTCAGATTGCAGCCATTGGCATTACCAACCAACGGGAGACTGCCGTCGTATGGGATAAGCATACCGGTGAGCCAGTATATAATGCCATTGTGTGGCAATCCAGGCAAACTTCTGGTATCTGCGATGAACTGAAAGCACAGGGACATGAAGAGACTTTCCGGGCAAAAACCGGCCTGCTGATTGATGCTTACTTTTCGGGTACTAAAGTCAAATGGATTTTGGATAATGTAGATAATGTCCGCTTAAGAGCAGAAAATGGAGAATTACTTTTTGGAACCATAGATACTTGGCTGATCTGGAAGTTAACTGGTGGAAAAGTACATATTACTGACTATACGAATGCGTCCCGTACTTTGATTTATAACATTCATGAGCTTCGCTGGGATGAAGAATTACTTGAAATTTTAACAATCCCCAAGTCGATGTTGCCGGAAGTACGCTCGTCTTCAGAAGTATATGGGGTGACGGCAGGAATTTTCAGCGGACATAAAGTAACTATTTCCGGAGTAGCAGGCGACCAGCAGGCGGCCTTATTTGGGCAGGCTTGCTTTGAAGCCGGCATGGCTAAGAATACATATGGTACTGGTTGTTTTATGCTGATGAACACTGGCACTAAAGCGGTGAAATCTACACATGGCTTGCTTACAACCATTGCCTGGGGGATAGATGGTAAGATAGAATATGCTCTGGAGGGAAGTATTTTTGTGGCTGGCTCCGCTGTTCAATGGTTAAGAGATGGATTACGCATGTTAAAAAATTCAGGTGAAAGTGAGGAGTATGCCAGCCGGATTTCCTCCTCAGAAGGCGTATATGTGGTGCCGGCATTTGTTGGGCTGGGAACGCCTTATTGGGATAGCCAGGTAAGAGGTGCCATTTTCGGACTAACAAGAGGTACACAAAAAGAACACTTGATTAGGGCAACCCTCGAATCTATGGCCTATCAGACCAAAGACGTACTGACCGCGATGGAAGCGGATTCTGGTATTAAGCTGAAAAGTTTGCGGGTAGATGGCGGAGCTGTATCCAATAATTTCCTGATGCAATTTCAAAGCGATATTCTGGGAGTACCCGTAGACCGGCCTAAAATCAATGAAACTACCGCACTTGGTGCCGCTTATCTGGCAGGCTTAGCCGTTGGATTCTGGAAAGACCGCAGTGATATTATCAACAACTGGCAAGTAGACCGTACATTCAGTGTTGGTATGAGAGGAGGTGAATCAGAAAAATTATATGCTGGCTGGAAAATGGCAGTAAACGCAGCAATGGCTTTCAAGCCACAATAA
- a CDS encoding ABC transporter substrate-binding protein, with the protein MIIRRAYNSPDTCRILLLLLLFLVGCQPIPDKTFEVKVRLPQDPETLNPVNYTNVYGLQIIHLLFQTLLNTEDLDSQLRPLLASGLPVVVQKDSLTYITYQIRKEAIWDNAAPVTAQDVVFSMKVIKCPLVNNEKLQMQYEAVQDVISNNTNPEEVTFVCKRNYPNLDRLTGDLFIIPAYLFDPTGLLAQFSLSDLIIQEESLKKHTNIISFAEWFNTGKFSRDENILRGSGAYQLSDWKTGRQVVVQKKQQWWAEKLSNKPEYLTANPARINFQIVPENMTAVLSLKREALDIYSNVPATEFLQLTQDEAMQKKYNFFTPETYDFTYLGINGRLEKFADKKTRQAIAHLLDINNMIKVTQQSFAVRTIGPVKPGDPNYNTSVALYNYNINKAIQLLQAAGWQKENNQWVRIVEEEKIPLTINLQYKAGNNDYEDIALIFRQAAAEAGIPVEIQAMEGSTLGSNLRAHHFEIFIRSMSGGPAEYNFKSILHSVSAVPNGYNYTNFGTAESDTLIDAINETFSPELKSRYLKKFQQILYEEANIIFLFVLKNRIAIHKRLQNTKITTSKAGYDVSAFTLGSPQ; encoded by the coding sequence ATGATTATACGCCGTGCTTATAACTCACCAGATACCTGTAGGATTTTGCTCCTGCTGCTGCTATTTCTGGTAGGTTGTCAGCCTATACCCGATAAAACTTTTGAAGTAAAGGTGCGTTTGCCTCAGGACCCTGAAACATTGAATCCGGTAAATTACACCAATGTATATGGCTTGCAGATCATTCACTTGCTCTTTCAAACCCTGCTTAATACTGAAGATCTTGATAGCCAGCTCCGGCCTTTGCTAGCTTCCGGTTTGCCGGTAGTAGTTCAAAAAGATTCTCTAACCTATATTACCTACCAGATCAGGAAAGAAGCTATATGGGATAATGCAGCCCCGGTAACTGCACAGGACGTGGTGTTTTCAATGAAAGTGATTAAATGTCCGCTGGTGAATAATGAAAAACTACAGATGCAATACGAAGCCGTTCAGGATGTAATTTCGAATAATACCAATCCAGAGGAAGTTACTTTTGTATGCAAGCGTAATTATCCTAACCTTGACCGCCTCACCGGCGATTTATTTATTATACCTGCTTATCTGTTTGATCCTACAGGTTTGCTGGCTCAGTTTTCCCTTTCAGATTTAATTATACAGGAAGAGTCCTTAAAAAAGCATACAAACATAATTTCTTTTGCAGAATGGTTTAATACCGGAAAGTTCTCACGGGATGAAAATATTCTGAGAGGCAGCGGAGCCTATCAATTATCGGATTGGAAAACCGGCCGCCAGGTGGTGGTACAAAAAAAACAGCAATGGTGGGCTGAAAAGCTTTCAAATAAACCGGAATACCTAACTGCCAATCCTGCCAGAATTAATTTTCAGATCGTTCCGGAAAATATGACCGCTGTATTGTCTTTAAAGAGGGAGGCTCTAGACATATATAGCAATGTGCCAGCTACAGAATTCCTTCAACTGACTCAGGATGAAGCGATGCAGAAAAAATATAATTTTTTTACTCCGGAAACCTATGATTTCACTTACCTGGGGATAAACGGCCGTCTCGAAAAATTTGCCGACAAAAAAACCCGGCAGGCTATAGCCCATTTACTGGATATAAACAATATGATTAAGGTTACCCAGCAGAGTTTTGCAGTCCGTACCATTGGGCCTGTAAAACCTGGCGATCCTAATTACAATACCTCTGTAGCTTTATATAATTATAATATAAACAAAGCCATTCAACTGCTGCAAGCAGCAGGATGGCAAAAGGAAAATAACCAATGGGTGAGAATAGTGGAGGAAGAGAAAATACCACTTACTATTAACCTACAATATAAAGCCGGCAACAATGATTATGAAGATATAGCACTCATTTTTAGACAGGCCGCCGCCGAAGCTGGTATTCCGGTTGAAATACAAGCTATGGAAGGAAGTACGCTGGGAAGTAATCTGCGGGCACACCATTTTGAGATTTTCATCCGAAGTATGTCCGGAGGGCCAGCCGAATATAATTTTAAGTCTATTCTCCATTCAGTGAGTGCTGTGCCCAATGGTTATAATTATACCAATTTTGGAACAGCCGAAAGTGATACTCTTATCGATGCTATTAATGAAACTTTCAGTCCTGAACTAAAATCCAGATATTTGAAAAAATTTCAGCAAATCCTTTATGAGGAAGCAAACATCATTTTCCTTTTCGTGCTCAAAAACCGGATTGCTATTCATAAGCGGCTGCAAAACACAAAAATTACCACCAGTAAAGCTGGTTATGACGTAAGTGCCTTTACATTAGGTTCGCCGCAATAA